In a genomic window of Pseudorasbora parva isolate DD20220531a chromosome 24, ASM2467924v1, whole genome shotgun sequence:
- the LOC137063773 gene encoding uncharacterized protein encodes MSRQQLQACKNSKHVVSDQNGTSELCSAGPLHAQCKVEWYFSLPCSSVYEALVTQIKKWRTVSTCAMGGEKCLYKLQSASVHFISAKHTTPVKKYVDDINFRLVSYGFFTHCHVSAMSVSETWYVVTDHGTNYCNLYNLIEGSGLTESPGYKEITSDFLCTQRSSANCTIY; translated from the exons ATGTCAAGACAGCAGCTTCAGGCCTGCAAAAACAGCAAGCATGTTGTTTCTGACCAGAATG GGACATCTGAATTGTGCTCCGCAGGACCTCTACATGCACAGTGCAAAGTCGAGTG GTATTTCAGTCTCCCTTGCAGTAGTGTGTATGAAGCTCTGGTCACACAGATTAAAAAGTGGAGGACAGTCTCGACCTGTGCCATGGGAGGAGAGAAGTGCCTCTACAAG TTGCAGTCTGCATCTGTGCACTTCATATCGGCCAAACACACAACGCCAGTAAAGAAATATGTTGATGACATCAACTTCAGACTCGTCTCCTATGGATTTTTTACACATTGCCATGTGTCT GCTATGTCAGTGTCAGAGACCTGGTATGTTGTCACAGATCACGGCACCAACTATTGCAATCTCTACAATTTAATAGAAG GCAGCGGTCTTACTGAATCTCCAGGATATAAAGAGATCACCAGTGACTTCCTGTGCACTCAACGGTCATCTGCTAACTGTACCATCTACTAG
- the steap2 gene encoding metalloreductase STEAP2: MDSISLLGSSPASTKVCFLPNGLKNVSKEGSGKPTVGIIGSGDFSKSLTLRLLRSGFHVVVGSRQPKRAAESFPHVVDVTHHEDAVGKANIVFLAIRREHYSSLWDIKHLLAGKILVDVSNNRRVNQFPESNAEYLASLFPESTVVKGFNVISSWAMQSGPRDSSRQVYICSNSVDARQQLVEMARQLSFIPVDMGALSSAKEIENMPLHLFTAWKGPVLTTVALSIFFFAYSFVRDIIHPYMKTRQSFFYKIPLEIVNRTLPVVAIVLLALVYLAGQLAAVYQLIYGTKYRRFPPWLEGWLESRKQLGLLSFFFGCIHVLYSLCLPMRRSERYLMLNMAYQQVHANIENSWNEEEVWRVEMYISFGIMALGLLSLLAVTSIPSIQNALNWREFSFIQSTLGYIALLISTFHTLLFGWQRAFLEESYRFYMPPNFVLALVLPVTVIIGKVVLLLPCVSRKLKQIRRGLDPSQSRTNHERPAAHFSPERVTIM; this comes from the exons ATGGACTCCATTTCCCTGCTGGGCAGTAGCCCAGCCAGCACCAAAGTTTGCTTCTTACCCAATGGACTGAAGAACGTTTCCAAGGAGGGATCTGGCAAGCCCACAGTCGGCATCATCGGCTCTGGGGATTTCTCCAAAAGCCTGACCCTCCGGCTGCTCCGCAGCGGTTTTCATGTGGTGGTGGGGAGCCGACAGCCCAAGAGAGCGGCCGAGTCGTTCCCGCATGTGGTAGACGTGACCCATCACGAGGACGCGGTGGGGAAGGCCAACATCGTGTTCCTGGCCATTCGCAGAGAGCACTATTCCTCTCTCTGGGACATCAAGCACCTGCTGGCAGGAAAAATACTGGTGGACGTCAGCAACAACAGACGGGTGAACCAGTTTCCAGAATCAAACGCAGAATACCTAGCCTCCCTATTCCCAGAATCAACTGTGGTCAAAGGCTTCAATGTGATCTCGTCCTGGGCCATGCAGTCAGGCCCCAGAGACTCCAGTCGACAG GTCTATATTTGCAGTAATTCGGTGGACGCGCGACAGCAGCTGGTTGAAATGGCCCGTCAGCTCAGTTTCATACCTGTGGACATGGGCGCTCTCTCCTCTGCCAAAGAGATCGAGAATATGCCACTGCATCTCTTCACAGCCTGGAAAGGACCTGTTTTGACCACCGTCGCATTATCCATCTTCTTTTTCGCTTACTCCTTTGTGCGGGACATTATCCATCCTTATATGAAGACCAGACAGAGTTTTTTCTACAAGATTCCTCTGGAAATAGTGAACAGGACGCTGCCTGTGGTGGCCATAGTTCTGCTAGCGCTGGTGTATTTAGCAGGACAGCTTGCTGCCGTGTACCAGCTCATCTACGGGACGAAGTACCGGCGTTTCCCGCCCTGGTTGGAGGGCTGGCTGGAGAGCCGCAAACAGCTCGGCTTGCTGAGTTTCTTCTTTGGCTGCATACATGTGCTGTACAGCCTCTGCCTGCCCATGAGACGCTCAGAGAGATACCTGATGCTCAACATGGCCTatcagcag GTGCATGCCAATATAGAGAACTCATGGAACGAAGAGGAAGTTTGGAGAGTGGAGATGTACATTTCCTTTGGCATCATGGCTCTGGGGCTCCTCTCTCTATTAGCTGTCACTTCCATCCCATCCATCCAAAACGCACTCAACTGGCGGGAGTTTAGCTTCATCCAG TCTACTCTAGGTTACATCGCCCTGCTTATTTCCACGTTCCACACTCTGCTCTTCGGCTGGCAGCgggcctttctggaagagtcTTATCGTTTCTACATGCCGCCCAATTTTGTCCTGGCCCTGGTTCTACCTGTCACGGTGATAATCGGGAAAGTGGTGTTGCTGCTTCCCTGTGTGAGCCGGAAGCTGAAACAGATCAGGCGTGGATTAGACCCCAGTCAGAGCCGCACCAACCACGAGAGACCAGCTGCCCACTTTTCACCTGAAAGGGTCACCATCATGTAG